A stretch of the Bacillus sp. FJAT-18017 genome encodes the following:
- a CDS encoding ABC transporter permease subunit, with protein MMNNFRKTLLLITGLLFTLLAVSIIYSSFLKTDKEPQRFIYNDKGEIIERAPFPPSLSHPLGTDEVGNDLALRMVEGAKFTLVFITSVSLLRILISMMLAYLLVFPFRRISEWVETVFTPFRYIPGLILVLLLSPDLHPLSYQNSMWQLVLFQFILFVLIGIPILSTLLVKESRYILSNEYIIASRQLGASSWHIYTKQILPVLKNRLIVVFLQQLSINMLLLIQLGVFQYYIGGRKPGNIAGDGEVVPKFLSRSGEWAGMIGSGIDEFIRNPWIFFGPLFVTVSFLIIIKILANRVEDERNF; from the coding sequence ATGATGAATAATTTTAGAAAAACATTGTTATTAATCACTGGTTTGCTATTCACATTGTTGGCTGTAAGCATTATCTATTCTTCTTTTTTAAAAACAGATAAAGAACCCCAGCGCTTTATCTATAATGACAAAGGTGAAATTATTGAGAGAGCGCCATTTCCACCATCGCTTTCGCATCCACTGGGGACAGATGAAGTAGGGAATGACCTTGCACTAAGAATGGTTGAAGGCGCCAAGTTTACACTCGTATTTATTACCAGTGTATCCTTACTGAGAATACTGATAAGCATGATGCTCGCCTATCTTCTGGTTTTTCCTTTTAGAAGGATAAGTGAATGGGTTGAAACCGTCTTTACTCCGTTCCGGTATATACCGGGCTTGATCTTGGTGCTGCTGCTATCGCCGGATTTACATCCCTTGTCCTACCAAAATAGCATGTGGCAGCTGGTCCTGTTTCAATTCATTCTGTTTGTTTTAATTGGAATACCGATTTTATCTACTCTTCTAGTAAAAGAATCACGGTACATATTGAGCAATGAATATATCATAGCTTCCCGGCAGCTGGGTGCAAGTAGTTGGCATATTTATACGAAGCAAATTCTTCCCGTATTAAAAAACAGGCTGATTGTGGTATTCCTGCAGCAGCTGTCGATCAATATGCTGCTGCTCATCCAACTTGGTGTTTTTCAATACTATATTGGCGGGAGAAAACCGGGAAACATTGCGGGAGATGGAGAGGTGGTTCCGAAATTTTTATCAAGATCCGGAGAATGGGCAGGCATGATTGGTTCCGGCATAGATGAATTCATTAGGAATCCCTGGATCTTTTTCGGTCCTCTGTTTGTCACCGTCAGTTTTTTAATCATCATCAAGATACTGGCAAATCGGGTTGAGGATGAACGAAACTTTTAA
- a CDS encoding RNA polymerase sigma-70 factor, which produces MSMEGLYQTYQSLLFSLAYRMLGSVMDSEDIVQEAFISFNQIPNHEQIENKKAYLCKIATNRCLDLIRSSAKKREVYVGPWLPEPLLEIENSPNDPSQAFLQQESISTAYLLLLQQLNAIERAVFLLREVFQYSYDEIAEMIGKSNANCRQIFHRAKKSMEYDPKKQPSISMAELTVKQFVQSILNGNVNQLLDLVSEDVAMYSDGGGKVKAAQIPIFGAAQVVQLLRSLMKMYAGKFTINYISVNGLPGLILTTDDHLQYVYSFAFNGNRIQTIYTVANPDKLRHLQI; this is translated from the coding sequence ATGAGTATGGAAGGACTTTATCAAACCTATCAATCTCTACTTTTTTCCTTAGCCTACCGTATGTTAGGCAGCGTGATGGATTCAGAGGATATTGTCCAGGAAGCGTTTATAAGCTTTAATCAGATCCCCAACCACGAACAAATTGAAAACAAAAAAGCGTATCTATGTAAGATCGCCACCAATCGCTGTCTGGATTTGATCCGGTCATCCGCAAAAAAGCGCGAGGTATACGTCGGGCCGTGGCTTCCGGAGCCATTGCTGGAAATAGAGAATTCACCTAACGATCCTTCACAAGCCTTTCTGCAACAGGAATCCATCTCCACCGCCTATTTACTATTATTACAACAACTTAATGCGATAGAACGAGCGGTCTTTTTGCTTCGTGAAGTCTTCCAATACTCGTATGATGAAATAGCTGAAATGATTGGGAAAAGCAATGCTAACTGCCGGCAAATTTTTCACCGTGCGAAAAAAAGCATGGAATATGACCCTAAGAAACAGCCTTCGATTTCGATGGCGGAATTGACAGTAAAACAGTTTGTACAATCCATCTTAAATGGGAACGTCAATCAATTATTAGACCTGGTCAGCGAAGATGTCGCCATGTACTCAGATGGAGGCGGCAAAGTAAAAGCCGCACAAATACCTATTTTCGGTGCGGCCCAAGTGGTTCAATTGCTCCGAAGCCTAATGAAAATGTATGCAGGGAAGTTCACCATAAACTATATATCTGTCAACGGTCTGCCAGGACTGATTTTAACAACCGATGATCACTTACAATATGTGTATTCCTTTGCTTTTAACGGCAATCGAATTCAGACAATCTACACGGTTGCTAATCCTGATAAACTACGGCATTTGCAAATATAA
- a CDS encoding GNAT family N-acetyltransferase: MIDINIFPVIETDRLILRQVTKDDAESILEYLSDKDVMKHYGLEPFKSIDDALDEISWYQSIFEKKTGIRWGITLKGQERVIGSCGFLNIFPQHCRSEVGFELSKEYWGKGIASEAFEAVIKYGFEKLNLQRIQALIEPPNISSQKLVERKGFIKEGLLRNYEFTCGKFDDLLMYALLKQDFKKCNH; encoded by the coding sequence ATGATAGATATAAATATATTTCCTGTAATTGAAACCGATAGATTGATTTTAAGACAAGTAACCAAAGATGATGCAGAAAGCATTTTAGAATATTTGTCTGATAAAGATGTAATGAAGCACTACGGATTAGAACCTTTTAAATCAATTGATGACGCATTGGATGAAATTTCGTGGTATCAATCAATATTTGAAAAGAAAACGGGAATTAGGTGGGGAATTACCCTAAAAGGACAAGAAAGGGTTATTGGCAGTTGTGGTTTTCTAAACATATTTCCACAGCATTGCCGTTCTGAAGTTGGTTTTGAGTTAAGTAAAGAATATTGGGGAAAAGGCATTGCAAGTGAGGCGTTTGAAGCAGTAATTAAATATGGATTTGAAAAATTGAATCTACAACGGATACAAGCATTAATTGAACCCCCTAATATTTCATCACAAAAGTTGGTGGAAAGAAAAGGATTTATAAAAGAAGGACTTTTAAGAAATTATGAATTTACTTGCGGAAAGTTTGATGATTTACTTATGTATGCATTGTTAAAGCAAGACTTTAAAAAGTGCAATCATTAA
- a CDS encoding VOC family protein, whose translation MIKGLYEAHLPVSNLENSIEFYKKLDLEIAYRQENVVFFWIEKGRSWLGLWETDKVNTPYHPSLRHVALQIDREDMKNIKGWLEERGIAVSTSFGFPPEKQPLVLPNNPQAHAAVYFKDPDGNSIELIAPLRIDFQEEFRMMTLEEWEQNNEM comes from the coding sequence TTGATCAAAGGGTTATATGAAGCACATTTGCCTGTCAGTAATCTTGAAAACTCTATTGAGTTTTATAAAAAATTAGATTTGGAAATAGCGTACAGACAAGAAAACGTAGTGTTTTTCTGGATTGAAAAAGGAAGAAGCTGGTTAGGGTTATGGGAGACAGATAAAGTTAATACACCTTACCATCCATCATTAAGACATGTAGCCTTACAAATTGATAGAGAAGATATGAAAAATATAAAGGGATGGTTAGAAGAAAGAGGAATAGCTGTTTCGACTAGCTTTGGATTCCCGCCTGAAAAACAACCATTAGTATTACCTAATAATCCACAAGCTCATGCAGCTGTTTATTTTAAAGACCCTGATGGAAATAGTATTGAATTGATTGCTCCTTTAAGGATAGATTTTCAAGAAGAATTTAGAATGATGACTTTAGAAGAATGGGAACAAAATAATGAGATGTGA
- a CDS encoding ABC transporter permease subunit — translation MQALLLFITVLLLACLKFLFLKQNAFGFYPSEFFQAVETTVKNLYGLKNGSIILPYTFDPVPILTYLPNAYRYSLTLLFGALLLGVGLAFIFLYLYLWLPLGVRRRVRKLVSILETLPDLFIIMSFQFAVIYLYKKTGLKILQLYSLDTEVYIMPIICLMLVPFFMLLRIMITVFEEEYEKLYVEFAKSKGLSRLEVFTKHVFRNIVYSFTQYLGVIYWMMITSLILVEYLSLINGFTFMLYRFVSGEIFILGVGLILLPYGFILLAVKFLLRNRSEA, via the coding sequence TTGCAAGCATTACTACTATTTATAACTGTGCTTCTTCTGGCTTGTCTTAAATTCTTATTCCTTAAGCAAAACGCTTTTGGCTTTTACCCGTCAGAGTTTTTCCAGGCTGTTGAAACGACCGTTAAAAATTTATATGGATTAAAAAATGGTTCAATAATACTTCCTTATACATTTGACCCTGTGCCAATCCTTACATATTTGCCAAATGCCTATCGCTACTCACTTACATTATTGTTCGGTGCCTTATTGCTTGGTGTAGGATTGGCTTTCATTTTTCTGTATCTCTACCTTTGGCTACCGCTCGGGGTAAGGAGGCGAGTAAGAAAGCTTGTTTCGATCCTTGAGACGCTGCCGGACCTTTTCATCATTATGAGCTTTCAATTCGCCGTTATTTATTTGTATAAAAAGACAGGCCTGAAGATATTGCAGCTTTATAGTTTGGACACAGAAGTATATATCATGCCGATCATTTGTTTAATGCTGGTGCCGTTTTTTATGCTGCTTCGAATCATGATTACCGTGTTTGAAGAGGAATACGAAAAACTCTATGTGGAATTTGCAAAGTCGAAAGGGCTCAGCCGACTGGAAGTATTTACGAAGCATGTCTTCAGAAATATTGTGTATTCGTTTACTCAATATCTGGGAGTCATTTACTGGATGATGATTACGAGTTTGATATTAGTAGAATACTTATCTTTGATTAATGGTTTTACGTTTATGCTCTATCGATTTGTGTCAGGGGAAATTTTTATACTTGGAGTCGGCTTAATTCTGCTTCCTTATGGCTTCATTCTGCTTGCGGTAAAGTTTCTTCTTCGTAATAGGAGTGAAGCATGA
- a CDS encoding phytoene desaturase family protein: MSQNHSFARYSSKYSKRMMTMTKYEVAIVGGGIAGLTAAIYAAKTGKRTIILEQQKQLGGRAITNKKNGVYFNLGAHALYKGEAYEAFRELGLRLEGSTPSIDAYGMWKEQLLPLPMDASTFIQTPLLSWRGKLELAKWLIKFGKMDTSVWNKISIRDWIETQLNDPMLRNVFYALLRTSTYVLAPELHAAGPALKQVQRALKGVLYLDKGWGTLVEELRQLAVQQGVELVTGCKVAAVEHQVQKVHSILCEDGTRIEASNVILTTPPSISHKLVPHADQTALDTWNKQAIPVTVACLDVGLRQLPIHEHQFIYGLDQPIFLTHQTREGKPRPAILSDDGTKLISLFKYQGPLTDAVKDEGELERVLDVVQPGWRNELVIRQFLPKMTVVHDFPHMKRMEDPGPAVPEIEGLYIAGDWASHGELLVDASVASAKRAVSHLLNTREEIKL; the protein is encoded by the coding sequence TTGTCACAGAATCATTCATTCGCCCGTTATAGTAGTAAATACTCGAAAAGGATGATGACAATGACAAAATATGAAGTAGCTATTGTAGGCGGGGGAATTGCGGGTTTAACGGCTGCAATTTATGCAGCCAAAACAGGGAAACGAACGATTATATTGGAACAGCAAAAGCAATTGGGTGGCAGAGCCATCACCAACAAAAAGAATGGTGTATATTTTAATTTGGGCGCGCATGCACTGTATAAAGGTGAAGCGTATGAAGCATTCCGCGAACTCGGATTACGACTTGAGGGAAGCACACCGTCTATTGATGCATACGGCATGTGGAAAGAACAATTATTGCCATTACCAATGGACGCCTCCACATTCATTCAAACGCCGCTCCTAAGTTGGCGAGGAAAGCTCGAATTAGCGAAATGGTTAATTAAATTTGGAAAAATGGACACTAGCGTTTGGAACAAGATTAGTATCCGTGACTGGATTGAAACTCAATTGAACGATCCAATGCTGCGTAACGTGTTCTATGCACTGCTCAGAACTTCAACTTATGTGCTTGCACCTGAATTACACGCAGCTGGTCCTGCCTTAAAGCAGGTTCAGCGTGCACTTAAAGGAGTTTTGTATCTCGATAAAGGCTGGGGGACACTCGTGGAAGAACTGCGTCAACTTGCTGTCCAACAAGGAGTGGAGCTGGTCACCGGTTGTAAAGTGGCTGCAGTCGAACATCAAGTTCAAAAAGTACACTCGATTTTATGTGAGGATGGCACTAGAATAGAAGCATCAAATGTTATACTAACTACACCACCTTCCATTTCTCACAAACTAGTCCCCCATGCCGATCAAACAGCACTTGATACGTGGAACAAGCAAGCGATTCCTGTTACGGTTGCCTGTCTAGATGTTGGATTGCGCCAGCTGCCTATACATGAGCACCAATTTATCTATGGATTGGATCAACCCATTTTCTTAACGCATCAAACACGGGAGGGAAAACCAAGACCCGCTATCTTGAGTGATGATGGGACAAAACTGATCTCGCTTTTTAAATATCAGGGTCCTCTAACAGATGCAGTAAAGGATGAGGGAGAGTTGGAGCGAGTGTTAGATGTGGTACAGCCCGGTTGGCGAAATGAATTAGTGATAAGACAGTTTCTGCCGAAAATGACGGTCGTACACGATTTTCCCCATATGAAAAGAATGGAGGATCCGGGTCCTGCTGTTCCTGAAATTGAGGGACTGTATATTGCTGGTGACTGGGCCTCACATGGCGAGCTGCTCGTTGATGCATCAGTAGCCAGCGCTAAACGAGCCGTTTCACACCTACTAAATACGAGAGAGGAAATTAAATTATGA